AGGCGCGACCGAAGGCTGGTGGGTGCCGGAATACGTGGTGAAGGGCGACCCCGCCAAAGGCATCAAGCCCCTGGCGCCTGAACTCAAGAGCGTGAAGGACCTGGCGCGCTACAAAGACGTGTTCAAGGACCCGGAATCCCCCGGCAAGGGACGCTTTCTCAACAGTCCCATCGGCTGGACCTCGGAAGTGGTCAATAAACAGAAGCTCAAGGCCTATGGGTTGGACGACAGCTATGTGAATTTCCGCAGTGGCTCGGGCGCGGCACTGGATGCCGAGATTGCCTCATCGATCCGCCGGGGCAAACCGGTGCTGTTCTATTACTGGTCGCCAACGCCGTTGATGGGGCGCTACAAGTTGATCCAACTGGAAGAGCCGCCGTTTGATGCCGAGGCGTGGAAGACGCTGACGGATGCGGATAATCCTGATCCGAAGCCCACGCGCTCGTTGGCCTCTAAGTTGAGCATCGGGGTGTCGACGCCGTTCCAGAAGGAGCATCCGCAGATTGCGCAGTTCTTCGAGAAAGTCGAGTTTCCGATTGAGCCGCTGAACAAAGCCTTGGCGACCATGAGTGAGAATCATACGGCGCCACGGGACGTGGCCCAGGCGTTTTTAAAGGAACACCCAGAAGTTTGGAAAGCCTGGTTGACTGAAGAGGTGGCGCAGAAAGTTGAGGCGAGTCTGAAGTAAGAATGCGCATACATTGTAAGAGCCCGGCAAGCCGGGCTCTTACATTCAGGTGTTAGAACTTGGTTTGCACCGCCAGCTCAAATGTCCTCGGCGAGCCCAGGTAATACGCCGGCGACACATGCGCAAACTCGGCATATACCTCATTCGTCAAATTGCGCACCCGGCCCGTCACCGAGGTGTGTGAGTCGACCTTGTATCGCAGGAACGTGCCGAACAGCGTGTAGGCCGGCACCGTCTGGGTGTTGGCGTTATCGGCGTACACCTCGGCCACA
The genomic region above belongs to Pseudomonas azotoformans and contains:
- a CDS encoding ABC transporter substrate-binding protein, which translates into the protein MKGLRTLLAASVATLSLSMTALPVSAAEKPVHFADLNWESGSLITEVLRVIVEKGYDLPTDTLPGTTITLETALAKNDIQVIGEEWAGRSPVWVKAEAEGKVVGLGDTVKGATEGWWVPEYVVKGDPAKGIKPLAPELKSVKDLARYKDVFKDPESPGKGRFLNSPIGWTSEVVNKQKLKAYGLDDSYVNFRSGSGAALDAEIASSIRRGKPVLFYYWSPTPLMGRYKLIQLEEPPFDAEAWKTLTDADNPDPKPTRSLASKLSIGVSTPFQKEHPQIAQFFEKVEFPIEPLNKALATMSENHTAPRDVAQAFLKEHPEVWKAWLTEEVAQKVEASLK